ACTGCAGCCCGATCAGGATCAGCGCCAGTGCCAGCACCGTGCCGAAGACCTGCAGCGGATGCCGGGCCGGCACGATCTTCAGTGCCGGTCCGGGCGCCGGACGAGCGGCGATGCCCTCCAGCGCGGTCGACGGTGTGCTCATGCGTGGGCTCCGTGCAGCAGTGCCTGTGCAGCGGTAACGACAGGCGTCGTCGCCCGCAGGTGCTTCTCGAACGGCAGATGCGCAACCGTTTCCGGGTCGGCCTCCAGATCGAACAACGCGGTGTAGCCATGACTGAGGTACAGGCCAACGGCTTCAGGCTGACGGAAGCCGGTGGTCAGGAACACTCGTCGGTACCCTTGCCGTGCCGCCTGGTCTTCCAGCTCCTGCAGCACGCGTCGCGCGATGCCCTGGCGGCGCAGCCCAGGCAGCGTCCAGATACGCTTGAACTCGGCGGTATCCGGATCACGATGCGGCATGAAGGCGCCACCCGAGATGGCAGCGCCATCACGCAGCAGCAGCACGAACGCCCCTACCGGTGCGGCGAAGGCCTGCGCCGGATAGCGCTGCAGCTCCTCGCGTGCGCTGCCGCCGATGCGGCGGCGCACGTCGGCGTAGCGGCTGTCGTACTCCTGCTCCAGGCCATCGAACAAAGGCCGCGCCAGCGGATCATCCACCGAGGTATAGAGGAAGCGTTCGTTGCTGCTCATGTCGCGTCCTTCACCAGATAGTCTTCGGCCAGCCGCGCCCACAGGCTGGCGGCGGGTGCGATGGCCGCATCGTTGAACACATAGCGCGGGCTGTGCAGCGGGGCGCTGTCACCGTTACCCACGAACACGAAGCTGCCGGGCCGCGCCTGCAGCAGGAAGGCGAAATCCTCGCTGGCGGTGCGTGGCGCGAATTCGGGCACCACCTGTTCGGCACCGAAGCCCTGCACGGCCACCTCGCGGATGTAGGCGGTCTGCTGCGGGTGGTTGATCACGCTCGGGAAGCCGCGCGGGAACTCGATCTCGGCGCGTGCCCCGAACGCCGCCGCGATCTGCTCGGCAAGTTCGGTGACGCGGCGCCGCAGTGTATCGCGCACCTCGGGCAGGTAGGCGCGCACCGTCAGCTTCAGCTCCACCACGTCCGGAATCACATTGGCGGCCTGCCCGCCATGGATCGAGCCCACGGTAACCACGCCCATCTGCCGCGGGTCGACGTTGCGTGACACCACGCTCTGCAGCGCGGTGATGATGTGTGCCGCCACCAGGATCGGGTCGACACTGCCCTGCGGCTCGGCGCCGTGGCCGCCCTTGCCGATCACCTTCAGTCGCGCCCAGTCCACCGAGGCCATCGCTGGCCCGTCGACGAAACCGAAATGGCCCACCGGCACGCCCGGCCAGTTGTGCAGGCCATAGATCGCATCCACCGGGAAGCGCTCGAACAGGCCGTCGGCAATCATCTTCGATGCACCCGAGCCGGTTTCCTCGGCCGGCTGGAATACCAGCTGCAGGGTCCCATCGATCCGTCCGTGGTGGGCCAGGTAATGCGCGGCAGACAGCAGGATGGCGGTGTGGCCATCATGACCGCAGGCATGCATCAGGCCCTCGGTCTGGCTGGCATAGGCCAGGCCGGAGTCCTCATGGATCGGCAGTGCGTCGATGTCGGCGCGCAGGCCGAGGCGACGGCTGCCGTGCCCGCGCTGCAGCGTGCCGACCACGCCGGTGCCACCGAGCCCGGTGGTCACCTCATAACCCCACTGCTGCAGCAGTTCGGCCACGCGGGCGCTGGTGCGATGCTCCTCGAAGGCCAGCTCAGGGTGCCGATGCAGGTCATGGCGGATCGCGATGGCGGCCTCGGCGCGTGCTGCGATCTCAGGCAGCACGCCGGTTGTTGGGGAAGTCCGCCGGGCGTGGCCCGGCGCTACCGCGCTTTCTCCGCTCATCGCCCTACCCTACCTTCCGCGCCGGTTCGGCATCGGTCGAATAGCGGCTGGCCTTGTACGGCAGCCCCAGATGCTCGCGCAGGGTCTGTCCTTCCAGCTCGCGCTGGTGGTAACCGCGCGCCTGCAGGATCGGCAGCACCTGGGTCACGAAATCGTCCAGGCCTTCGCGCTGTGCGGCGAAGCCGAGAATGAAGCCATCGCTGGCACCCGCATCGAACCAGCGGATCAGCTCATCGGCCACATGCTCCGGTGTGCCGATGAAGTTTGGCCGTGGGCTGACCGCTTCCAGCGCCACCTGGCGCAGGCTCAGTCCCTTCTCGCGCGCGTCCTGCTTGATGCGGTCGGTGGTGGAGCGGAACGAATTGCTGCCGATGTCGCCAAGCGCCGGGAACGGTGCATCCGGGTCGTACTGGCTGAAATCATGGTGATCGAAGAAGCGCCCGAGGTAGGCCAGCGCATCTTCCAGCGTCGCCAACGCGGCAATCGCCTGGTATTTGGCTTCGGCCTCCTCGGCAGTACGGCCGACGATGGGACCGATGCCCGGGAAGATCTTCACGTCGTTGCCGCTGCGGCCGTGCGCGATCGCCGAGTTCTTCACCTTCTGGGTGAACGCGCGGGTTTCTTCCAGCGACGGCGAATGGGTGAACACCGCATCGGCGTACTTGCCGGCCAGCGCGATACCATCATCAGACGAACCGGCCTGGAAGATCACCGGCTGGCCCTGTGGCGAACGCTGGATGTTGAGCGGCCCTTCCACCTGGAAGAAGCGGCCCTTGTGATCGAGGCGGCGGAACTTCTCCGGTGCGAAGAACGTGCCACTGTCACGCTCGCGCACGAAGGCATCGTCATCCCACGAATCCCACAGCCCCTGCACGACGTCCAGATACTCATCGGCGATCTGGTAGCGCAGAGCGTGCTCCGGATGCGGGCGGCCGTAGTTGCGGCCGGAGCCTTCCAGCGGTGAGGTCACCACGTTCCAACCGGCGCGGCCGCCGCTGAGAAGATCCAGCGAGGCAAACTGCCGGGCCACGGTGAACGGGTCGCTGTAGGAGGTCGACAGCGTGCCGGCCAGGCCAATCTTCTTCGTTGCCGTGGCCAGTGCCGACAGCAGCGAGATCGGCTCAAAGCGGTTGAGGAAATGCGGGATCGACTTCTCGTTGATGTACAGCCCATCGGCCACGAAGCCAAAGGCAATTCCGTTGTTCTCGGCGGTGCGCGCGATGTCGATGTAGAACTGCAGGTTGACGCTGGCATCGGCCGGATTGGATGGATGCTTCCAGGCATGCATGTGGCTGCCAGGGCCCTGCAGCATGATGCCGAACGGAATGTGGCGCGGGGTGGTGCTCATGGGGATCGCTCCTGCTGGTCAGGCCACCGCCGCGCGTGGCGCGGGCGACAGCAGTTCAAGGGATGTCAGGCGTGCGTCGAGGTCGGCCACCGGCGCATCGAGAATGAACTCACCCACGCCGAAGCGCCGGTGCAGCGCGTCCAGTTCGTCACGCACATGCTGCGCATCGCCGGACAGCACGCTGGGGCGCGTTTCCTCGATGCGGAAGTCCGCCACGCCCACCTGGCGTGCGTACTCGGCAGCCGCCTCGGGGCTGGGCAGGTTCACCGCCTGCCCGGGACCAAGGTGCAGCTTGTAGACGCGTAGCGCACCGATGTGCCGCGCAGCCGCTTCGGCCGTAGGTGCGGCGAAGGCCACCGTCGCCAACAGAGGGGGCTGCGAGGAGACGCTGCGGTAGGCGTCGAACGCCGCCTCGATATGCTTCGGGTCGCCATCGAAGTGCGCGGCGTAGACGAAGCGCCAGCCCAGCTCGGCCGCCTGCTTCGCGCTCTGCGGGCTGGCACCGAGCAGGAAGCGCTCCGGCGCCTGCTGCGGAACCGGACGCGCCAGCACATCGGCTTCAGCGCCGGACAGATAGCCCTCAAGGTCGCGCAGCTGCTGGTCGAAGTCGGCGAACGCCGGGCGCCCGGCCGCCAGCGCGGCAGTCGACGCTGGCAGGCCGCCCGGCGCCTTGCCCACGCCCAGATCCACGCGCCCTGGCGCCAACGCTGCCAGCAGGTTGAAGTTCTCCGCCACCTTGTACGGCGCGTAGTGGCGCAGCATCACCCCGCCGCTGCCGATACGGATGCGCCGGGTCTGCGCCAGCACCCACGCCGCAATCACCTCGGGTGCGGGACTCGCCAACGTCGGCGTGGCATGGTGCTCGGCAAACCAGTACCGGTGATAGCCCAGCTGTTCGGCGCGCTGGGCCAACTGCAGGCTGTTGCGCAGCGCCTGCTCTGGCGAGGCACCTTCGGCCACCGGGCTCTTGTCCAGTACGCTGATCTGATAGCTCATGGTCGCGTCCTCGCTCAGGGGTGGGCCACGGGAATGCCGAGCAATCCATTCAGCGCGGCCAGAATCGGCTCGGCACCGGAGATGTACTGGCGGTCCTGGTGCGCGCCGCTGGCCAGGTCGCTGCGCACGCCCTGCGGCAGCACCAGCTTCGGCAGTGACTGGTCCTGCTCGCCGATCTCGGCGATCACCTCGCGGCGCGGCCGCGCGAAGCCGATGCGGCGCACGTCCAGCTGCGCGTCCAGGCCGTCGATGCTCGACAGCGCCCCTTCCAACAGCAGGCTGTGCCGGCAGAAGAAGCGCTGGCCGGGAATCTGTCCGTCCTCGAACTCACGATCGAGCAGGAACAGGATGGGCTTGTCGGTTGCGTCCAGACTCACGGGGTTGTCCTCAGCGGGGGCGGCAATGCGATGCCGCTTCGATATCGATGCTAGAGATGGCTGCGACCGCAGCAGCGATGCGAAGCGACAATCGACGGTCAGATCCGGCCATGCAGATGCGCCTTGGCCATAAGCAAAGCGCCGCCGGTTATGCCGTCAGGCGATGCGTCGCAGCGGAGCCGGTACCGCCAGCGTCTGTGCGGTCAGATGCCCGGCCGCACGCTCGGTCGCCAGCGCAATCCGCGCCTGCAGGGCCGCACTGTTGATGTGCTCGCCATCGAAGTCGGCCGGCGTGGCGTACACCCCGACTGGAAGTGTGTGCGCCTGCAGGAAACTGAACAACGGCCGCAGCTGGTGGTCGATCACCAGCGCATGGCGCTCGCTGCCACCGGTTGCCGCCAGCAGTACCGGCGTGTCCACCAACGCTTCCAGCCCGATGAAGTCGACCAGATGCTTGAACAGCCCCGGAAACGATCCCCGATAGACCGGCGCAGCCACTACCAGCAGCCCGGCCGCCTCGATCGTCTGCAGCGCCTGCTCCACGGCGGGCTCCACTTCGTCGCGCGACAACGACTGCCCCAGCGAGCGCGCGATCGGCGCCAGCTCCACCAGATCCACACTGGCGTGCACCCGCTGCTGCAACGACTCCAGCAGATACCGCACCAGCAGCAACGTGCGCGACGTCGCCGAACTGGTCGGCGACCCCACTAATGCAACCACCTTCAATGCAGAAGACATGAACTGCTCCTCGATGATGCCGGACTACGTCCGGCCGCCTTTCGCCTTTTGTAGAGCCGAGCCATGCTCGGCTGCTTCCCGCCCTTGTAGAGTCGAGCCATGCTCGACTGCTCCAGGTCAGAACCGGTAATTGACCCGCCCATACCAGTACGCCCCAACGTTGCCCAGCACGTCGCCGTTGTCCCAGGTCGTCTCGATGCTGGCCACATCGGTGGCACTGCGCGCGTACTCCGGCACCTTGCGGGTGCGCTTGTCGAACACGTTGTTGATGCCCAGCGCCGCACTCCAGCCCGCACCCAGTTCCACCGCACCGGAGAGATTGGTCACCAGCACCGGCGGCTGCTTGTACTCCACGCCATTGTTCAGGCGTTTGATCGGGCCGTAATACGTGAAGTCCACATTCGAACGCCAGCGCCCGTTCTGCCACCCCAGCCCGGCCACCTGCGTGTAGCTCGGCGTACGGAAGCGCAGCGCGTACTCGCTGCTCTTTGTCAGCAGGTTGATGTTCGGCAGCCCCTGCAGCACCGCCGGAATGTCGCTGACCTTCTGGATGGTGGTGCGCCCTACGTTGGCCGCGTAGCTCCAGCGCAGCTTGCCCCATGCCGTTTCCTGGTTCGCTTCCAGGGTCAATTCGACGCCGCGTGTGCGGGTGTTGCCCACGTTGGTGAAGTAGCTGGCGTAGAACGCATCACCCGGCAGGATGCTGATACCGGCCGAACCCAGCAGCGCATCGATGGTGTTCTTCTGCGCCGCACTCAGCACCGTGCCACTGTTGTCGGTGATACGCGCCGGATCCTGCGCGTTGTAGCCGATCTGGCTGGACTGCCCGAGCTGGCCACGGATATCGATCTGGTACGCATCCACGGCCAGGTGGAAGGCCGGGCTCGGGTCCCAGGTCACGCCGAGGCTGTAGTTGGTGGCTTTCTCAGGCTTCAGCGGTGTGGCACCCAGTGCGATCGCTGCCGGCGACGACACCTGCGCCACCAGCGTGGTGCCGCAGGGGCAGCTGCCGGTGGCCTGGTAGAACTGCGCGCCCAGGCTGGGCGCATGGAAGCCGTTACTGACCGTGGCCCGCACACCCAGCGCGTCGGTGAAGTCAAATCGCGTGGTCAGGCGGCCGGTGGAGACACTGCCAAAGTCGGAATGGTCTTCCCAGCGAGCGGCCGCATCCAGGTACCAGCGCGAGGTGATGTTGGTGGCCGCGCCCACATAGACCGCCTTGCTGTTGCGCGTAGCCTTCACCGCATCGGCGGTGGAGTAGCCCACGAATGCAGCAGCACCGAAGCCGGTGTACGACTCCCACTGCCCTGCCCCACGTTCGTACCGTTCGTGCTGGTACTCCGCGCCCGCGCTCACTTCCAGCGGCGAAGCGAACGCCGCCACCTCGAAGCCACGGCGCAGGTCCAGGTTGGCGATGCCCTGCTGGTAGTCCAGCTTGCCGTCGTAGAAGTCGGTCGGCGAGCCGGGGTACGGCAGCGAATAGTTCACCGAGTTGCGGGTGTAGGTACGCACCGTGCTGCGGTTGCCGGTCAGGCTGGCGTCGTAGTCCCACCCCGCAATCTGGCCTTTCACGCCCGCCGTGCCGGTGTACTGCTTCTCCTTGGTTTCCAGCACCGGCAGGAAGCCATCGGGGAACACACTCAACACGCCGGGTGCCTTGTAGGTGGTGAAGATGGTCGCCGGCAGGCGGAAGTTCTGGATCGCCTGCGCGGTGCGATCGCTGGCGGTGGCATTGGCATAGAACTGTGCGCTGTCGCCCAGCCCATGGCCCACGTTCACCGCAAACGCCTTCAGCGCATACGAGGGCGAGCTGAGGATGGTGTTGGCCTCGGCATTGCGGTTGGCCTCGGCCGGGTTCGGCGATGCGCCGGCCGGCAACCGGTTGTTCGGGCGCAGCGCAACCAGATTGCCGTTGGCATCTACCGCCGGATAGCTCAGATAGCCATCGATGTAGCGGCGGGTACGGATCGCGTGGTGCTGCCGCGTGGTCTCGCCCGACAGGTTGACGAAGCCATCGGCGCCCCACGGCAGTCCCACATTCGCACGCACGCTGGTGCGCGAACCATCGCCGTCGATGCTCTGACCGCTTTCCACAGCCAGTTCGCCACCCTGTGCCTGCGATTTCAGGATCACGTTGACCACACCGGTAATCGCATCCGAGCCATAGATGGCTGAAGCGCCATCGCGCAGCACTTCCACATGGTCGATGGCCGAGACCGGAATCAACGCCAGATCGGCCCAGGCATGGCCGGGGAAGCCACCGCCGTTGGCGCCACTGACATAGGCACTGGCATTGCGGCGCTTGCCGTTCACCAGCACCAGCGTGTAGCCCGGCGACAGGTTGCGCAGCTGGTAGCCACGGATCAGGCTCTCCTGGTCGCTCTGGTAGCCACCGATCTGGCTGAGCGACGGCAGCGCGCGTTGCAGTGCTTCCAGCAGGTTGGCCTGGCCGGTGGCGGTGAGGTCTTCGGCCGAGATCACATCGATCGGCGTGGAGCTGTTCTTCACCGTACGCGTGCTGGTGCGCGAGCCGGTCACCACCACGGCATCCAACGTGGATGCCGCGACATTGGCGGTTGCTGCCGTGGTGGCAGGATCCGTATCGGCTTCAGCGGCATGGCTGGGCGACGTGGCCAGGGTGGCCGCGATCAGGACGGCAAGAGAGCTCAGGACAGGAGTGTGGGCGGCAGGCATGGGGGCTCGTGGGGGTAGGCCGGAAACACGCTTCCATTCAAGGGCCTGTTCACCCACCGCGACAGGCATGAACGCGTCACCCAGCCGTAACATCCGGCCACCCACATGACTGCTGGTAATGACGTTAGGCGGCATTGCCGGTGCACTGCTGTCTGTAGAGCCGAGCCCACGCTCGGCTGCTCTTCGTGACGGCGTCAGATGCATCCCCCCTGCCGGTATTGAGCCGAGCGTGGGCTCGGCTCTACAAGAGGGGAACGACCGCTCCATATGCCTGCCCGGCATCACCTCATGCCCGTACACCACTCCGCACCGCGCATCACCGCCCGTAGCATCAGGCCATGCCCAGCCCACCTGCCGATCCCGCCGCACCGCTCGTCGCCATCGTCGCCTGCCACGGCCAGGGGCTGTTCGAATTCGGCTGTGCGGTTGGCCTGTTCGCACCCGTGCGGCCGGAACTCGGCGTGGCCTGGTACCGCACCCAGCTCTGCGCAGGCGAGCCCGGCGCATTGCGCATGCTCGGCGGCACGCAGGTGCAGCTTCCCTACGATCTGAGCACAGTTGATGACGCTGACATCATCGTCATTCCCGGCTGGCGTGAGCCCAGCGAGCGTCCACCACAGGCGCTGCTCGAAGCCCTCATCCGTGCCCACGCACGTGGCGCGCGCATCGCCTCGATCTGCTCCGGTGCCTTCGTGCTGGCCTGGGCCGGGCTGCTCGACGGCCGCCAGGCCACCACCCACTGGCGCCTCACCGAAGCGCTGGCGCGTGACTTCCCGCGCATCGACGTACGCGAGGATGTGTTGTACGTGGACACCGGCAGCATCATCACCTCCGCAGGTTCGGCCACCGGCATGGACATGATGCTGCACATG
This genomic window from Stenotrophomonas maltophilia contains:
- the msuE gene encoding FMN reductase; translated protein: MSSALKVVALVGSPTSSATSRTLLLVRYLLESLQQRVHASVDLVELAPIARSLGQSLSRDEVEPAVEQALQTIEAAGLLVVAAPVYRGSFPGLFKHLVDFIGLEALVDTPVLLAATGGSERHALVIDHQLRPLFSFLQAHTLPVGVYATPADFDGEHINSAALQARIALATERAAGHLTAQTLAVPAPLRRIA
- a CDS encoding M20 aminoacylase family protein gives rise to the protein MSGESAVAPGHARRTSPTTGVLPEIAARAEAAIAIRHDLHRHPELAFEEHRTSARVAELLQQWGYEVTTGLGGTGVVGTLQRGHGSRRLGLRADIDALPIHEDSGLAYASQTEGLMHACGHDGHTAILLSAAHYLAHHGRIDGTLQLVFQPAEETGSGASKMIADGLFERFPVDAIYGLHNWPGVPVGHFGFVDGPAMASVDWARLKVIGKGGHGAEPQGSVDPILVAAHIITALQSVVSRNVDPRQMGVVTVGSIHGGQAANVIPDVVELKLTVRAYLPEVRDTLRRRVTELAEQIAAAFGARAEIEFPRGFPSVINHPQQTAYIREVAVQGFGAEQVVPEFAPRTASEDFAFLLQARPGSFVFVGNGDSAPLHSPRYVFNDAAIAPAASLWARLAEDYLVKDAT
- a CDS encoding TonB-dependent receptor plug domain-containing protein; amino-acid sequence: MPAAHTPVLSSLAVLIAATLATSPSHAAEADTDPATTAATANVAASTLDAVVVTGSRTSTRTVKNSSTPIDVISAEDLTATGQANLLEALQRALPSLSQIGGYQSDQESLIRGYQLRNLSPGYTLVLVNGKRRNASAYVSGANGGGFPGHAWADLALIPVSAIDHVEVLRDGASAIYGSDAITGVVNVILKSQAQGGELAVESGQSIDGDGSRTSVRANVGLPWGADGFVNLSGETTRQHHAIRTRRYIDGYLSYPAVDANGNLVALRPNNRLPAGASPNPAEANRNAEANTILSSPSYALKAFAVNVGHGLGDSAQFYANATASDRTAQAIQNFRLPATIFTTYKAPGVLSVFPDGFLPVLETKEKQYTGTAGVKGQIAGWDYDASLTGNRSTVRTYTRNSVNYSLPYPGSPTDFYDGKLDYQQGIANLDLRRGFEVAAFASPLEVSAGAEYQHERYERGAGQWESYTGFGAAAFVGYSTADAVKATRNSKAVYVGAATNITSRWYLDAAARWEDHSDFGSVSTGRLTTRFDFTDALGVRATVSNGFHAPSLGAQFYQATGSCPCGTTLVAQVSSPAAIALGATPLKPEKATNYSLGVTWDPSPAFHLAVDAYQIDIRGQLGQSSQIGYNAQDPARITDNSGTVLSAAQKNTIDALLGSAGISILPGDAFYASYFTNVGNTRTRGVELTLEANQETAWGKLRWSYAANVGRTTIQKVSDIPAVLQGLPNINLLTKSSEYALRFRTPSYTQVAGLGWQNGRWRSNVDFTYYGPIKRLNNGVEYKQPPVLVTNLSGAVELGAGWSAALGINNVFDKRTRKVPEYARSATDVASIETTWDNGDVLGNVGAYWYGRVNYRF
- a CDS encoding DUF3088 family protein, coding for MSLDATDKPILFLLDREFEDGQIPGQRFFCRHSLLLEGALSSIDGLDAQLDVRRIGFARPRREVIAEIGEQDQSLPKLVLPQGVRSDLASGAHQDRQYISGAEPILAALNGLLGIPVAHP
- the ftrA gene encoding transcriptional regulator FtrA codes for the protein MPSPPADPAAPLVAIVACHGQGLFEFGCAVGLFAPVRPELGVAWYRTQLCAGEPGALRMLGGTQVQLPYDLSTVDDADIIVIPGWREPSERPPQALLEALIRAHARGARIASICSGAFVLAWAGLLDGRQATTHWRLTEALARDFPRIDVREDVLYVDTGSIITSAGSATGMDMMLHMVRKDYGARVANLVAERLVLAPWRDAGRSQRVSRAIPNGEPSRLAKLMEWMRRNLREPHSLGSLAEQAALSQRTLQRQFLEATGLSPIDWLIRERVAFARELLETTDRPLQWIAEQAGFGSQESFRRHFRGQVDASPTEYRSQHRSGIGADRLVGC
- a CDS encoding GNAT family N-acetyltransferase, whose amino-acid sequence is MSSNERFLYTSVDDPLARPLFDGLEQEYDSRYADVRRRIGGSAREELQRYPAQAFAAPVGAFVLLLRDGAAISGGAFMPHRDPDTAEFKRIWTLPGLRRQGIARRVLQELEDQAARQGYRRVFLTTGFRQPEAVGLYLSHGYTALFDLEADPETVAHLPFEKHLRATTPVVTAAQALLHGAHA
- a CDS encoding MsnO8 family LLM class oxidoreductase, producing the protein MSYQISVLDKSPVAEGASPEQALRNSLQLAQRAEQLGYHRYWFAEHHATPTLASPAPEVIAAWVLAQTRRIRIGSGGVMLRHYAPYKVAENFNLLAALAPGRVDLGVGKAPGGLPASTAALAAGRPAFADFDQQLRDLEGYLSGAEADVLARPVPQQAPERFLLGASPQSAKQAAELGWRFVYAAHFDGDPKHIEAAFDAYRSVSSQPPLLATVAFAAPTAEAAARHIGALRVYKLHLGPGQAVNLPSPEAAAEYARQVGVADFRIEETRPSVLSGDAQHVRDELDALHRRFGVGEFILDAPVADLDARLTSLELLSPAPRAAVA
- a CDS encoding LLM class flavin-dependent oxidoreductase — encoded protein: MSTTPRHIPFGIMLQGPGSHMHAWKHPSNPADASVNLQFYIDIARTAENNGIAFGFVADGLYINEKSIPHFLNRFEPISLLSALATATKKIGLAGTLSTSYSDPFTVARQFASLDLLSGGRAGWNVVTSPLEGSGRNYGRPHPEHALRYQIADEYLDVVQGLWDSWDDDAFVRERDSGTFFAPEKFRRLDHKGRFFQVEGPLNIQRSPQGQPVIFQAGSSDDGIALAGKYADAVFTHSPSLEETRAFTQKVKNSAIAHGRSGNDVKIFPGIGPIVGRTAEEAEAKYQAIAALATLEDALAYLGRFFDHHDFSQYDPDAPFPALGDIGSNSFRSTTDRIKQDAREKGLSLRQVALEAVSPRPNFIGTPEHVADELIRWFDAGASDGFILGFAAQREGLDDFVTQVLPILQARGYHQRELEGQTLREHLGLPYKASRYSTDAEPARKVG